From the genome of Psychroserpens ponticola, one region includes:
- a CDS encoding peptidoglycan DD-metalloendopeptidase family protein — protein MQPKQLLIALFICIGLWSCKDDDKKVQIEEIQTPIVLEPKKEFGFVLEDYIVKRDTIRKGDSFGEILERNHIGYPRIFNIAEKAKDSFDIRKLHVGKPYTLFCANDSLQTPQCFVYQPNSVDYVVINFADSIHAYTNKKPIKYIEKTATGIIPEGMGISQLMIEQGLSPRLAYKMADEIYAWTIDFRRLQKGDQFKVIYTDKYIDDSIYVGVHDIKAVYFEHKKQPFYAFQFETDSIKGIIDYFNEDAKNLRRAFLKAPVQFSRISSRYNLNRRIAYYGYKLRPHKGTDFAAPIGTPILATASGTVSESTRRGGNGKYVKIRHNATYSTQYLHMKAQNVKKGDFVKQGDVIGWIGMTGNSGGPHVCYRFWKNGRQVDPLREKLPEAKPISDSLKVRYLDFVAPVKIRLDAIQFQDGSNEPQINIEKDSISQIQ, from the coding sequence ATGCAACCAAAACAATTATTAATAGCACTTTTCATCTGTATTGGTTTGTGGTCTTGTAAAGACGACGATAAAAAAGTACAGATAGAAGAAATACAAACTCCAATAGTACTAGAACCAAAAAAAGAATTTGGTTTTGTGCTTGAAGACTACATTGTTAAGAGAGATACCATAAGAAAAGGGGATAGCTTTGGTGAAATTTTAGAACGGAATCATATAGGATATCCTAGAATTTTCAATATTGCTGAAAAAGCTAAAGATAGTTTCGATATAAGAAAATTACATGTTGGTAAACCTTATACGCTATTTTGCGCTAATGATTCTTTGCAAACACCACAATGTTTTGTTTATCAGCCTAATAGTGTTGATTATGTGGTGATTAATTTTGCGGATTCAATTCATGCTTATACTAATAAAAAGCCCATTAAATATATTGAGAAAACTGCTACAGGAATTATTCCTGAAGGTATGGGGATTTCACAGTTAATGATAGAACAAGGATTAAGTCCAAGATTAGCCTATAAAATGGCTGACGAAATTTATGCTTGGACCATCGATTTTAGAAGACTTCAAAAAGGGGATCAGTTTAAAGTAATTTACACAGATAAATATATTGACGATTCAATTTATGTTGGTGTACACGATATTAAAGCTGTGTATTTTGAACATAAAAAACAACCTTTTTATGCATTTCAGTTTGAAACAGATTCTATAAAAGGAATTATAGATTATTTTAATGAAGATGCTAAAAACTTAAGAAGAGCATTTTTAAAAGCACCAGTTCAGTTTAGTAGAATTTCTTCACGCTATAATTTGAATCGTCGTATTGCTTATTATGGTTATAAATTAAGACCACATAAAGGAACCGATTTTGCTGCACCAATTGGAACACCAATATTAGCAACCGCAAGCGGAACAGTAAGTGAATCAACAAGAAGAGGTGGTAACGGAAAATATGTTAAGATTAGACATAATGCAACGTATAGTACACAGTACTTGCACATGAAAGCGCAAAATGTTAAAAAAGGAGATTTTGTTAAGCAAGGTGATGTGATTGGTTGGATTGGTATGACAGGAAATTCTGGTGGACCGCATGTGTGTTATCGCTTCTGGAAAAACGGAAGACAAGTCGATCCTTTAAGAGAAAAACTACCTGAGGCTAAACCTATTTCAGATAGTTTAAAAGTGAGGTATTTAGATTTCGTAGCGCCTGTAAAAATAAGATTAGATGCTATACAATTTCAAGATGGTTCTAATGAACCTCAAATTAATATAGAAAAAGATTCAATTTCACAAATTCAATAA
- a CDS encoding tryptophan 2,3-dioxygenase family protein: MEDLHKFDKIIKQIQEKYTKIDQDTEDHLYGLLYSKPITYWDYIQTDALLNLQTQRTTLPDEMVFIAYHQINELIFKMILWEIQQVAEKEDLNAKYFEDKLMRISRYFDMLTTSFNIMQHGMEIEQYMKFRYTLTPASGFQSAQYRMIEFASTELINLIDFRFRKTIDRDTPFEHAFEHLYWQAAGKDYKTGKKSTLLVNFEKRYKGDFIRFMQTYNTKNLWSRFKELPEADQKDADLIKAMRHYDYTVNITWVIAHYNAAKHYIESGTGDGEATGGSDWKKYMHPKYQKRIFFPELWSEDELKNWGENI, translated from the coding sequence ATGGAAGATTTACACAAGTTTGATAAGATTATCAAGCAAATACAAGAGAAATACACAAAAATAGATCAAGATACAGAAGATCATTTATATGGCTTGCTTTACAGTAAACCTATTACGTATTGGGACTATATTCAAACCGATGCTTTATTGAATCTCCAAACACAGCGAACAACGCTTCCTGATGAGATGGTATTTATTGCTTATCATCAAATTAATGAGTTGATTTTTAAAATGATTCTTTGGGAAATTCAGCAAGTCGCAGAAAAAGAAGATTTAAATGCGAAGTATTTTGAAGATAAATTGATGCGTATTAGTCGTTATTTTGACATGCTTACAACCTCTTTTAATATCATGCAGCATGGAATGGAAATTGAACAATACATGAAATTTCGCTATACCTTAACGCCTGCAAGTGGATTTCAAAGTGCGCAGTATAGAATGATTGAGTTTGCTTCAACAGAACTTATTAATCTTATTGATTTTAGATTCAGAAAAACCATAGATAGAGACACGCCATTTGAACATGCTTTTGAGCATCTCTATTGGCAAGCCGCAGGAAAAGACTATAAAACTGGAAAAAAATCAACGCTCTTAGTAAATTTTGAAAAACGCTATAAAGGCGATTTTATACGTTTTATGCAAACCTACAATACCAAGAATTTATGGTCTCGCTTTAAAGAATTACCAGAAGCAGATCAAAAAGATGCCGATTTGATTAAAGCCATGCGACACTATGATTACACTGTAAATATCACTTGGGTAATCGCACATTACAACGCTGCAAAACACTATATAGAAAGTGGTACTGGAGATGGTGAAGCAACAGGAGGTAGCGATTGGAAAAAATACATGCATCCTAAATATCAAAAACGAATATTTTTTCCAGAACTTTGGAGCGAAGACGAACTAAAAAATTGGGGAGAAAACATATAG
- a CDS encoding DUF3108 domain-containing protein, protein MKNILLIIGFLFGMQLSFAQEQSAFQEGEWFKFEMSYSNFLKAGNATLEVKESNINGKPVYHVVGKGWTTGAIKWFFKVKDKYESYIDKETGIPYKFIRKIDEGGHTKDIEIAFDHEKQEALINNKKYKTKKTVATEKDVQDMVSAFYYLRNNYDTESIREGEIVTLNMFFDEENYNFKLKFLGRETIKTEFGKVKTLKFRPYVMAGRVFKEQESLTLWVSADDNKIPLKIKADLAVGSLQANLEAFKGLKHSFQIQFD, encoded by the coding sequence ATGAAAAATATACTACTTATAATAGGCTTTCTGTTTGGGATGCAATTATCTTTTGCTCAAGAGCAATCTGCATTTCAAGAAGGAGAATGGTTCAAATTTGAAATGAGCTATAGTAATTTCTTGAAAGCTGGTAACGCGACTCTTGAGGTTAAAGAATCAAATATTAATGGTAAACCTGTATATCATGTTGTTGGTAAAGGTTGGACTACTGGTGCAATCAAATGGTTTTTTAAGGTAAAAGATAAATACGAAAGTTATATTGATAAAGAAACAGGAATACCTTATAAATTCATTAGAAAAATAGATGAAGGTGGACATACAAAAGACATTGAAATTGCTTTTGATCATGAAAAACAAGAAGCCTTAATTAATAATAAAAAGTATAAGACAAAAAAAACAGTCGCAACTGAAAAAGATGTTCAAGACATGGTTTCGGCTTTTTATTACTTGCGTAATAATTACGATACTGAAAGTATTAGGGAAGGTGAAATTGTGACCCTCAATATGTTTTTTGATGAAGAAAACTACAATTTTAAACTAAAGTTTTTAGGAAGAGAAACCATAAAAACTGAATTCGGTAAAGTGAAAACTTTGAAATTTAGACCTTACGTAATGGCTGGTCGTGTTTTTAAAGAGCAAGAAAGCTTAACCCTTTGGGTAAGTGCTGACGATAATAAAATTCCTTTAAAAATTAAAGCAGATTTAGCAGTGGGATCGCTTCAAGCTAATCTAGAAGCTTTTAAAGGATTAAAACATTCTTTTCAAATTCAATTTGACTAA
- the hppD gene encoding 4-hydroxyphenylpyruvate dioxygenase, with protein MAKEVKSVNYGLEKIFKDAQDFLPLLGTDYVEFYVGNAKQSAHFYKTAFGFQSYAYRGLETGSKDSVSYVLKQDKIKLVLTTPLNSKSPINDHIVKHGDGVKVVALWVDDARKSYEETTKRGAKSYMEPTVEKDEFGEVVRAGIYTYGETVHMFVERKNYTGTFMPGFTKWESDYNPEPVGLKYIDHMVGNVGWGQMNTWVKWYEDVMGFVNFLSFDDKQIHTEYSALMSKVMSNGNGRIKFPINEPAKAAKKSQIEEYLDFYEDSGVQHIAVATDDIIKTVAQLKARGIEFLPPPPQAYYDDIPKRLGEHMDMMKEDIGELQRLSIMIDADEEGYLLQIFTKPVEDRPTLFFEIIQRMGAQGFGAGNFKALFESIEREQAKRGTL; from the coding sequence ATGGCAAAAGAAGTAAAAAGTGTTAATTACGGATTGGAGAAAATCTTTAAAGATGCTCAAGATTTTTTACCACTTTTAGGAACAGATTATGTAGAATTCTATGTAGGAAACGCAAAACAATCTGCTCATTTTTATAAAACAGCATTCGGATTTCAATCGTATGCTTATAGAGGTTTGGAAACGGGATCTAAAGACTCTGTGAGTTATGTTTTAAAACAAGATAAAATTAAATTGGTGCTAACAACACCTTTAAATAGTAAGTCGCCAATCAATGATCATATTGTAAAACATGGTGATGGCGTTAAAGTGGTTGCGCTTTGGGTTGATGATGCTAGAAAATCTTACGAAGAAACTACTAAAAGAGGAGCAAAATCTTACATGGAACCAACGGTTGAAAAAGATGAATTTGGTGAAGTTGTTCGTGCAGGAATTTATACCTATGGTGAAACGGTTCACATGTTTGTAGAGCGTAAAAACTATACAGGAACGTTTATGCCTGGTTTTACAAAATGGGAATCAGACTATAATCCTGAACCCGTTGGTCTAAAATATATCGATCACATGGTTGGTAATGTTGGTTGGGGACAAATGAATACTTGGGTGAAATGGTACGAAGACGTCATGGGATTTGTAAATTTTCTATCCTTTGATGATAAACAAATTCATACTGAATATTCAGCGCTTATGAGTAAAGTGATGAGTAATGGAAATGGCCGAATCAAATTCCCAATAAACGAACCTGCTAAAGCAGCAAAGAAATCTCAAATTGAAGAATACTTAGATTTTTATGAAGATTCTGGAGTGCAACATATTGCAGTTGCTACAGATGATATTATCAAAACAGTTGCTCAATTAAAAGCAAGAGGTATCGAGTTCTTACCACCACCACCTCAAGCGTATTATGATGATATTCCTAAGCGTTTAGGAGAACATATGGACATGATGAAAGAAGATATTGGTGAACTTCAAAGATTATCTATAATGATAGATGCAGATGAAGAAGGTTACTTGCTACAAATTTTCACAAAGCCTGTTGAAGATAGACCAACGCTGTTTTTTGAAATTATTCAGAGAATGGGAGCTCAAGGTTTTGGTGCTGGAAACTTTAAAGCACTATTTGAGTCAATTGAACGTGAACAGGCTAAAAGAGGTACGTTATAA
- a CDS encoding homogentisate 1,2-dioxygenase — protein MPFYHKLGNIPHKRHIQFRKADGSLYYEQLFGTIGFDGMSTNSYHEQRPTQVKEIKKQYSVAPKIAKKNSIQSYRLRGFQVKPEHDYLDSRKAVLTNNDCTIILAAPKKSTTEYFYKNTDADEVIFIHKGTGKLRTHLGNLDFKYGDYLVIPRGIIYKIDFDTEDNRLFIVESRRPIYTPKRYRNWFGQLLEHSPFCERDIRQPQEIETHNESGDFLMKVKKQDDIFEMVYASHPFDVVGYDGYNYPYALSIHDFEPITGRIHQPPPVHQTFETDAFVICSFVPRLYDYHPESIPAPYNHSNIDSDEVLYYVDGDFMSRNDIEAGHISLHPAGIPHGPHPGATERSIGKVKTEELAVMVDTFKPLMVTEEAMKIADETYYKSWLE, from the coding sequence ATGCCTTTTTATCATAAGCTTGGAAATATTCCACATAAGCGACACATTCAATTTAGAAAAGCAGATGGTAGCTTATATTACGAACAATTGTTTGGTACTATTGGATTTGACGGAATGTCTACAAATTCCTATCACGAACAACGTCCAACACAAGTAAAAGAAATCAAAAAGCAATATAGTGTAGCTCCTAAAATTGCTAAAAAAAATAGCATTCAATCTTACAGATTAAGAGGGTTTCAAGTTAAACCAGAACATGATTATCTCGATAGTAGAAAAGCTGTGCTCACCAATAATGATTGTACCATTATTTTAGCCGCTCCTAAAAAATCAACAACAGAGTATTTCTATAAAAACACAGATGCTGATGAAGTGATTTTTATTCATAAAGGAACAGGTAAATTAAGAACACATCTTGGTAATCTCGATTTTAAATATGGAGATTATTTAGTGATTCCAAGAGGAATTATCTATAAAATTGATTTTGATACTGAAGATAATAGATTGTTTATTGTCGAATCAAGACGACCAATTTACACACCTAAACGCTATAGAAATTGGTTCGGACAATTATTAGAACACTCACCATTTTGTGAACGTGATATACGTCAACCTCAAGAAATAGAAACGCATAATGAGTCTGGAGATTTTTTAATGAAAGTAAAAAAGCAAGACGATATTTTTGAAATGGTTTACGCTTCACACCCTTTTGATGTTGTAGGTTATGATGGATATAATTACCCTTATGCGCTTTCAATTCATGATTTTGAACCAATAACTGGACGTATTCATCAGCCACCTCCTGTGCATCAGACTTTTGAAACAGACGCATTTGTAATTTGTAGTTTTGTACCACGTTTGTACGATTATCATCCAGAAAGTATTCCTGCACCTTATAACCACAGCAATATAGATAGTGATGAGGTGTTGTATTATGTCGATGGCGATTTTATGAGTCGTAACGATATTGAAGCTGGACATATTTCATTGCATCCAGCAGGTATTCCTCATGGTCCACATCCTGGAGCTACAGAACGTAGTATTGGTAAAGTGAAAACCGAAGAATTAGCAGTTATGGTCGATACATTTAAGCCTTTGATGGTTACTGAAGAAGCTATGAAAATTGCCGACGAAACGTATTATAAATCATGGTTAGAATAA
- a CDS encoding patatin-like phospholipase family protein, protein MKKLLIAILIMCLPFSLKAQDATTTSTPKVGLVLSGGGAKGFAHIGTLKVIDSLGIKIDYIAGTSMGAIVGSLYASGYSGKQLDSIFKSLDYDKVISDNLPRSARTFYERDNSEKYAANLPFDKFKIKLPSALSRGQNVFNLLSKLTLHVSEINNFNQLPIPFFCVATNVENGEAVMLESGNLAQAVTASGAFPSLFQPVMIDDQMLIDGGVVNNYPINELKAKGMDIIIGVDVQDELKDRNELKSAPDVLLQINNFRTVNDMKLKSKLTDIYIHPDIKDFSVVSFSESQKIIDNGKQATLVEIEKLKTLPKYVSTNSIRPSVNMVLKDSIKINLLTLKGNKRYTRSYIVGKLKFKGDTKVSYEDFDSGVNNLIATNNFDTFKYQFKKSKDKEGYDLHATIMENEITTFLKLGLHYDDLYKSAALVNFTKKRLLFDNDVASLDVILGDNVRYNFEYFIDKGFYWSIGITSRYNQFHKSVNPELLITNFGNIGSGLNKIDVEIQDQTNRFYLQTAFRKDFALSIGVEHKRLKIKSETITLNSQTDEFLFENTDYGSVFATLKLDTYDNKYFPKRGVYFNGDLHSYLVASGFNSGFEPFSIVKGDLGYAFCMTDKFSFNLKTEGGFKIGENATNTLDFALGGYGNNFINNFIPFYGYDFISLTGNSYVKASASADYEIFKKHHITVEGNWANVDNNIFETGEWFSLPDYRGYALGYGIDTFLGPVQAKFSYSPEQRKSIWFFNIGFWF, encoded by the coding sequence ATGAAAAAGCTCCTTATCGCTATATTGATTATGTGTTTGCCTTTTTCTTTAAAAGCTCAAGATGCAACAACGACTTCTACTCCAAAAGTAGGTTTGGTGTTAAGTGGTGGTGGTGCAAAAGGGTTTGCTCATATAGGAACCTTAAAGGTCATTGATAGTCTTGGTATTAAAATAGATTATATCGCTGGAACAAGTATGGGAGCTATTGTTGGCTCTTTATATGCTTCTGGGTATTCGGGAAAACAATTAGATTCTATTTTTAAAAGCTTAGATTATGATAAGGTGATTAGTGATAATTTACCAAGGTCTGCAAGAACATTTTACGAACGTGATAATTCTGAAAAATATGCTGCCAATCTTCCTTTTGATAAGTTTAAAATAAAGTTGCCTTCTGCGCTTTCGAGAGGTCAAAACGTATTTAATTTATTATCTAAACTCACTTTGCATGTTAGTGAAATAAATAATTTTAATCAATTGCCTATTCCATTTTTTTGTGTTGCAACCAATGTTGAAAACGGAGAAGCTGTAATGTTAGAATCTGGGAACTTAGCACAAGCAGTTACAGCAAGTGGAGCATTCCCTTCTTTGTTTCAGCCAGTAATGATTGATGATCAGATGTTAATCGATGGAGGTGTAGTTAATAATTATCCAATAAATGAGCTCAAAGCAAAAGGTATGGATATTATTATAGGTGTCGATGTTCAAGATGAGTTAAAGGATAGAAATGAATTAAAATCAGCACCAGATGTCTTACTTCAAATAAATAATTTTAGGACAGTCAACGATATGAAGTTGAAATCTAAATTAACAGACATTTATATCCATCCTGATATTAAAGATTTTTCTGTTGTATCTTTTAGTGAAAGCCAAAAAATCATTGATAATGGTAAGCAGGCTACATTGGTAGAAATTGAAAAGTTAAAAACGTTGCCTAAATACGTATCGACTAATTCAATACGACCAAGTGTAAATATGGTTTTAAAAGATAGTATTAAAATAAATTTGTTGACTTTAAAAGGAAATAAAAGATATACAAGGTCTTATATTGTTGGTAAACTAAAATTTAAAGGCGATACAAAAGTTAGTTATGAGGATTTTGATAGTGGAGTCAACAATCTTATAGCCACCAATAACTTTGATACATTTAAATATCAATTCAAAAAATCAAAAGACAAAGAAGGTTATGATCTCCATGCAACAATCATGGAGAATGAAATCACTACATTTTTAAAGTTGGGTCTTCATTATGATGATCTTTATAAAAGTGCAGCTTTAGTTAATTTTACGAAGAAAAGACTGTTATTTGATAATGATGTAGCATCCTTAGATGTGATTTTAGGTGATAATGTAAGGTATAATTTTGAGTATTTTATTGATAAAGGATTTTATTGGAGCATTGGTATTACGTCTAGATATAATCAATTTCATAAGAGTGTTAATCCCGAATTATTAATTACAAATTTTGGTAACATTGGTTCAGGTTTAAATAAAATTGACGTTGAGATTCAAGACCAAACCAATCGGTTTTATTTGCAAACAGCATTTAGAAAAGATTTTGCATTAAGCATTGGTGTTGAACATAAAAGATTAAAAATTAAATCAGAAACAATTACCTTAAATTCTCAAACCGATGAGTTTCTATTTGAAAACACAGATTATGGAAGTGTTTTTGCTACACTAAAGTTAGATACATATGATAATAAATACTTTCCTAAACGTGGCGTTTATTTTAATGGAGATTTGCATTCTTATCTAGTGGCTTCTGGTTTTAATTCTGGTTTTGAACCCTTTTCTATAGTTAAAGGAGATTTAGGTTATGCATTTTGCATGACAGATAAGTTTTCATTTAATTTAAAAACTGAAGGCGGCTTTAAAATAGGTGAGAACGCTACAAATACACTAGATTTTGCACTAGGAGGTTACGGAAATAATTTTATCAATAACTTTATTCCTTTTTATGGATATGATTTCATTTCTTTAACTGGTAACAGTTATGTAAAAGCATCTGCTTCCGCAGATTATGAAATATTTAAAAAGCATCATATTACTGTAGAAGGCAATTGGGCAAATGTTGATAATAATATTTTTGAAACAGGAGAATGGTTTTCACTTCCTGATTATAGAGGCTATGCACTAGGATATGGTATTGATACTTTTTTAGGACCTGTACAAGCAAAATTCTCTTACTCACCAGAACAACGTAAAAGCATCTGGTTTTTTAATATCGGTTTTTGGTTTTAA
- the uvrC gene encoding excinuclease ABC subunit UvrC, which yields MENLTLDLQLKTLPQEPGVYQYYDVDGQLIYIGKAKNIKKRVSSYFTKTHENGKTRVLVKKIVTIKHIVVETEKDALLLENNLIKKYQPRYNVLLKDDKSYPWICIKKERFPRVFSTRRVFKDGSEYFGPYTSMKTVHTLLDLIKGLYQLRTCNYNLSEEKIESGKYKVCLEYHLGNCKGPCESLQKEEAYNQYISAIREILKGNFKDSLSQFKTQMKLLAEDMHFEDAQRIKEKIEVLENYQAKSTIVNPKISNVDVFSIMSDEGYAYVNFLQLSYGSIIRSHTLEIKKKLDETDKQLLELAITEIRQRFNSNSTEIYVPFKVELGKDLKVSIPKLGDKKRILDLSLRNAKYYRIERFKQAKIVDPDRHANRIMAQMKLDLRLSEEPRQIECFDNSNIQGTHPVAACVVFKNGKPSKRDYRHFNIKTVVGPDDFASMEEVVYRRYKRLLDEEQSLPQLIIIDGGKGQLSSALKSLDALNLRHKIAIIGIAKRLEELFYPDDPIPLYLDKKSETLKIIQQLRNEAHRFGIEHHRNRRSKSALTTELETIPGIGEQTVVALMKQFKSVKRIAEADQKDLERVVGNSRAKKIKAYYKTK from the coding sequence ATGGAAAATCTTACACTAGATTTACAATTAAAAACCTTGCCTCAAGAACCTGGTGTGTATCAATATTACGATGTTGATGGTCAACTTATTTATATTGGTAAAGCCAAAAACATAAAGAAAAGAGTCAGCTCCTATTTTACTAAAACCCATGAGAATGGCAAAACTCGAGTTTTAGTTAAAAAGATTGTAACCATAAAACACATTGTTGTAGAAACCGAAAAGGATGCACTTTTATTAGAGAATAATCTTATAAAAAAATATCAGCCTAGATACAATGTGTTGTTAAAAGATGATAAATCATATCCATGGATTTGTATTAAAAAAGAACGTTTTCCTAGAGTGTTTTCAACACGAAGAGTTTTTAAAGATGGTTCCGAATATTTTGGTCCTTATACAAGTATGAAAACGGTTCATACATTGCTAGATCTAATCAAAGGGTTATACCAACTCAGAACGTGCAACTATAACCTTTCCGAAGAAAAAATCGAATCAGGTAAATATAAAGTTTGTTTAGAATATCATTTAGGAAATTGTAAAGGCCCTTGTGAAAGTTTGCAAAAGGAAGAAGCATACAATCAATATATTTCAGCCATTCGAGAAATTTTAAAAGGGAATTTTAAAGATTCGTTGTCCCAATTTAAAACGCAAATGAAGCTTTTGGCTGAAGACATGCATTTTGAAGATGCACAACGCATTAAAGAAAAAATTGAAGTTCTTGAGAATTATCAAGCAAAATCTACAATTGTCAACCCTAAGATAAGTAATGTTGATGTGTTTTCAATTATGAGTGATGAAGGCTATGCTTACGTTAATTTTTTACAATTATCTTACGGAAGTATTATTAGATCACACACATTAGAAATTAAAAAGAAACTCGACGAAACCGATAAACAGTTATTAGAATTGGCTATTACTGAAATTAGACAACGATTCAATTCAAATTCAACTGAAATTTATGTGCCATTTAAAGTAGAATTAGGTAAAGATTTAAAAGTGTCAATTCCAAAACTTGGTGACAAAAAACGAATTTTAGACCTATCGCTTCGCAACGCCAAGTATTATAGAATTGAGCGCTTTAAGCAAGCAAAAATTGTAGATCCAGATCGTCATGCAAATCGAATTATGGCGCAAATGAAATTAGATTTAAGACTTTCTGAAGAGCCTCGTCAAATAGAATGTTTTGATAACTCGAATATTCAAGGAACACATCCTGTAGCAGCTTGTGTTGTTTTTAAAAACGGAAAGCCTAGTAAAAGAGATTACAGGCATTTTAATATTAAAACAGTTGTAGGTCCAGATGATTTTGCTTCAATGGAAGAGGTTGTGTATCGCAGATATAAAAGGTTATTAGATGAAGAACAATCATTGCCTCAATTAATTATTATTGATGGAGGAAAAGGTCAGTTGTCTTCAGCTTTAAAAAGCTTAGATGCCTTAAATCTTAGGCATAAAATTGCAATCATCGGAATTGCGAAGCGTTTGGAAGAATTATTTTATCCAGATGACCCAATTCCATTATATTTAGACAAGAAAAGTGAAACGCTTAAAATAATTCAACAATTGCGAAATGAAGCACATCGTTTCGGAATTGAACACCATAGAAATAGAAGAAGTAAAAGCGCTTTAACTACAGAATTAGAAACCATACCAGGAATTGGAGAACAAACCGTAGTGGCCTTAATGAAACAATTTAAATCTGTAAAACGAATTGCCGAAGCTGATCAAAAAGATTTAGAACGTGTGGTTGGCAATTCTAGAGCAAAAAAAATAAAAGCCTATTATAAAACAAAATGA
- a CDS encoding ATP-dependent zinc protease family protein — protein sequence MTKKTIGRVDKVDFPKLNLQQVDVKIDTGAYTSAIHCSKIIEQDNTLICTFESKGHPNFKSEHIIFDNYTFTDVKSSNGFKENRYKIKSEVIFFGKTYKINLTLSTRDDMKFPVLIGRQFLSKKFLVDVNLENVSFNNPNK from the coding sequence ATGACAAAAAAAACCATAGGTCGTGTTGATAAAGTTGATTTTCCAAAATTAAATTTGCAACAAGTAGATGTTAAAATCGACACAGGAGCTTATACCTCAGCCATTCACTGTTCAAAAATTATTGAGCAAGACAACACATTGATTTGCACTTTTGAAAGCAAAGGACATCCTAACTTTAAAAGTGAACATATTATCTTTGATAATTACACATTTACTGATGTAAAAAGCAGCAATGGATTTAAAGAAAACCGCTATAAAATCAAATCTGAAGTGATATTCTTTGGTAAAACATACAAGATTAACTTAACTTTAAGCACTAGAGACGATATGAAATTCCCTGTATTGATTGGGAGACAATTTCTAAGTAAAAAATTCTTAGTAGATGTCAATCTAGAAAACGTTTCTTTTAACAACCCAAACAAATGA
- the rimK gene encoding 30S ribosomal protein S6--L-glutamate ligase, whose product MNIVILSRNPHLYSTQRLIKEGEARGHDIEVIDPLKCDIIIEKEKPTIYYKDRYLDYVDAIIPRIGASVTFYGCAVVRQFEEMGVFTIVTSDAIQRSRDKLRSLQRLSKAGIGMPKTVFTNYSRDVEEVIEHVGGTPVIIKLLEGTQGLGVVLAESKNAAESVLEAFNGLQARVIVQEFIKEAKGADIRALVVNGQVVGAMKRQGKEGEFRSNLHRGGSANIIKLDTDELKLAMNASRALKLPVCGVDMLQSARGPLLLEVNSTPGLEGIETATGRNIARAIITFIESNRK is encoded by the coding sequence ATGAACATAGTCATTTTATCAAGAAATCCGCATTTATATTCAACACAACGCCTCATCAAAGAAGGTGAAGCTAGAGGTCACGACATTGAAGTTATTGATCCTTTAAAATGTGATATTATCATAGAAAAGGAGAAACCTACCATTTATTATAAAGATCGCTATTTAGATTATGTAGATGCGATTATACCAAGAATTGGAGCTTCTGTAACCTTTTATGGATGCGCTGTTGTACGTCAGTTTGAAGAAATGGGTGTGTTTACAATCGTGACTTCAGATGCTATTCAACGTTCAAGAGACAAATTAAGAAGTTTACAACGCCTAAGTAAAGCTGGAATTGGGATGCCAAAAACGGTGTTCACAAATTATTCACGAGATGTAGAAGAAGTTATTGAGCATGTTGGAGGAACTCCTGTTATTATCAAACTCTTAGAAGGCACACAAGGTTTAGGTGTTGTTTTAGCTGAATCTAAAAATGCAGCAGAATCTGTGTTGGAGGCCTTCAACGGACTCCAAGCTAGAGTAATTGTTCAAGAATTTATTAAAGAAGCAAAAGGCGCAGATATTAGAGCATTAGTTGTTAATGGTCAGGTGGTTGGAGCTATGAAACGACAAGGCAAGGAAGGTGAATTTAGATCTAACTTACATCGTGGTGGAAGTGCAAATATTATCAAACTTGATACCGATGAATTAAAATTAGCTATGAATGCTTCTAGAGCATTAAAACTGCCTGTTTGTGGTGTTGATATGCTACAATCTGCTCGAGGTCCTTTACTTTTAGAAGTAAACTCAACGCCAGGTTTAGAAGGTATTGAAACAGCAACTGGTAGAAATATAGCCAGAGCTATCATCACCTTTATAGAAAGTAACAGGAAATAA